One region of Bdellovibrio bacteriovorus genomic DNA includes:
- the alaS gene encoding alanine--tRNA ligase, with amino-acid sequence MKSSEIRNAFVEYFKKKGHTHVGSSSLIPENDPTLLFANAGMNQFKNTFLGLEKRDYSRAVTVQKCVRAGGKHNDLENVGFTARHHTFFEMLGNFSFGDYFKKDAIHFAWEFLTKELNIPKEKLYVTVHISDDEAAEIWHTQEGIPKDRIFRFDADNFWKMGDTGPCGPCTEIFYDHGPKAGTISDPFKGIAAGEDRFVEIWNLVFMQYFENPPGTLTPLPKPSVDTGSGLERVVAAMQGKFNNYDTDLFMPMIERACKIGKIEYITDKEVLAKDKHAAEITSALRVLADHCRSTSFLIADGALPSNEGRGYVLRRIMRRAIRYGRKLSADQSFLPAMAEALIESMGSVYPELSARRDHILNTIRDEEDRFISTLDNGTNILMDEIAKAKAKGAKELAGEVVFRMYDTYGFPADLTRVIANEQGIEVNEAAFEKEMEANRAKSKASWKGKALGADEQHLIKFAKDYVATGKTVKFTGYGDFAGGGRITALSNGQEVVTSLKEGDHGVIITDETSFYGEGGGQVGDIGYIMDKNGSRAKVVNTTKTDDIVLHHVEVEHGEFKVGQEVDTIVNPFERRNTMSNHSATHLLHSALRKVLGAHVTQAGSLVDSQKTRFDFTHNKPLSSEEIRQIEDLVNEQIAMGNEVKVEVMSPKEAQAKGAMALFGEKYGDKVRVLTMGDFSCELCGGTHVKNTSQIRLFKIVSEAGVSAGVRRVEAITGDGAVRYAMNAVSHLDEALSAAGFQKSPHYLKHLEATGETATLANRVEALKEQIKQMEKEMKKLQGGQVNVDDLAAKALTFKTKAGASAKLVLADLALDDRQVLAEVTDHLKNKIQNGVVVVVGQGEGSNPIIVSVSKEISGETKAGDLLKEVAGIMGGKGGGRPDFAQGAAPNRASLPQAFDKVKSLLGV; translated from the coding sequence ATGAAAAGCTCTGAGATCCGCAACGCCTTTGTCGAATACTTCAAAAAGAAGGGTCACACGCATGTAGGTTCTTCTTCTTTGATTCCAGAAAATGATCCGACATTGCTTTTCGCGAATGCCGGGATGAACCAATTTAAAAATACATTCCTGGGTTTGGAAAAACGCGATTACTCTCGCGCTGTCACTGTTCAAAAATGTGTGCGCGCCGGCGGTAAACACAATGACCTAGAAAATGTCGGCTTCACGGCTCGTCACCACACGTTCTTTGAAATGCTGGGGAACTTTTCTTTCGGCGATTATTTCAAAAAAGATGCGATTCATTTTGCTTGGGAGTTCCTGACAAAAGAATTGAACATTCCGAAAGAAAAACTTTATGTGACGGTTCATATCTCTGACGACGAAGCGGCTGAAATCTGGCACACGCAAGAAGGCATCCCCAAAGATCGCATCTTCCGTTTTGATGCTGATAACTTTTGGAAAATGGGTGATACCGGCCCTTGCGGTCCTTGTACGGAAATCTTTTACGATCACGGGCCTAAAGCAGGAACTATTTCTGATCCGTTTAAAGGGATCGCCGCGGGTGAAGATCGCTTCGTGGAAATCTGGAATCTGGTTTTCATGCAGTACTTCGAAAATCCTCCAGGCACATTGACTCCGCTGCCAAAACCTTCCGTGGATACAGGGTCCGGTCTTGAGCGTGTCGTGGCAGCTATGCAGGGCAAATTCAACAACTACGATACTGATCTTTTCATGCCGATGATCGAGCGCGCTTGCAAAATCGGAAAGATTGAATACATCACAGACAAAGAAGTTTTAGCTAAAGACAAACATGCGGCAGAAATCACTTCTGCTTTGCGCGTTCTTGCAGACCACTGTCGTTCAACGTCCTTCTTGATCGCGGATGGAGCCCTTCCTTCAAACGAAGGACGTGGTTACGTTCTTCGTCGTATCATGAGACGTGCGATCCGTTACGGCCGTAAGCTTTCTGCCGATCAATCGTTCTTGCCAGCAATGGCGGAAGCGTTGATTGAAAGCATGGGTTCGGTATATCCAGAATTAAGCGCGCGTCGCGATCATATCTTAAATACGATTCGTGACGAAGAAGACCGCTTTATCAGCACTTTGGATAACGGCACAAACATCCTGATGGATGAAATCGCGAAGGCGAAAGCTAAAGGCGCTAAGGAACTTGCGGGTGAAGTTGTGTTCAGAATGTACGACACTTACGGATTCCCGGCAGACTTGACTCGCGTGATTGCGAACGAGCAAGGCATCGAAGTGAACGAAGCCGCCTTTGAAAAAGAAATGGAAGCCAACCGCGCAAAATCCAAAGCCTCCTGGAAAGGGAAAGCTTTAGGTGCGGACGAACAACACTTGATCAAATTCGCGAAAGACTATGTCGCTACCGGAAAAACTGTGAAGTTCACAGGCTACGGCGACTTCGCGGGTGGCGGTCGTATTACAGCGCTTTCTAACGGCCAAGAAGTCGTGACGTCCTTAAAAGAAGGTGACCATGGCGTTATCATCACGGATGAAACTTCATTCTATGGTGAAGGTGGCGGTCAGGTTGGTGACATCGGCTACATCATGGATAAGAACGGATCGCGCGCTAAAGTTGTGAACACAACAAAGACTGACGATATCGTTCTTCACCACGTTGAAGTCGAACACGGTGAATTTAAAGTCGGCCAAGAAGTAGACACGATCGTAAATCCTTTTGAACGTCGCAATACCATGAGCAATCACTCGGCGACCCACTTGTTGCACTCCGCTCTCCGTAAGGTTTTGGGTGCCCACGTGACTCAAGCAGGTTCTTTAGTGGACTCGCAAAAAACTCGTTTCGACTTCACTCATAACAAACCATTGTCTTCCGAAGAAATTCGTCAAATCGAAGATCTGGTAAATGAACAGATCGCTATGGGTAACGAAGTGAAAGTCGAAGTGATGTCGCCTAAAGAGGCTCAGGCGAAAGGCGCGATGGCTTTGTTCGGTGAAAAATACGGCGACAAAGTGCGCGTTTTAACAATGGGTGATTTCTCGTGCGAACTTTGCGGTGGAACTCACGTTAAGAACACTTCACAGATTCGTTTGTTTAAGATTGTCTCTGAAGCAGGCGTTAGCGCTGGAGTTCGTCGTGTTGAGGCTATCACGGGTGATGGGGCTGTTCGCTATGCGATGAATGCAGTTTCTCACTTGGATGAGGCACTTTCAGCGGCTGGTTTCCAAAAAAGCCCTCATTACTTGAAACATCTTGAAGCCACTGGCGAAACAGCAACACTAGCTAATCGCGTGGAAGCTTTAAAAGAGCAGATCAAGCAAATGGAAAAAGAGATGAAGAAGCTTCAAGGTGGACAAGTGAATGTCGATGATCTTGCGGCGAAAGCTTTGACTTTCAAAACCAAGGCAGGAGCATCTGCGAAACTGGTTCTTGCAGATCTCGCTTTAGACGATCGCCAGGTTCTAGCAGAAGTCACAGACCATTTGAAAAACAAAATCCAAAATGGTGTCGTGGTTGTTGTCGGACAAGGTGAAGGCTCAAACCCTATCATCGTCAGCGTTTCTAAAGAGATTTCTGGCGAAACCAAAGCCGGTGATCTTTTAAAAGAAGTCGCAGGCATCATGGGCGGCAAAGGCGGCGGTCGCCCTGACTTCGCTCAAGGCGCGGCTCCCAACAGAGCAAGCCTTCCTCAGGCCTTCGACAAGGTAAAATCTCTTTTAGGAGTATAA
- a CDS encoding CinA family protein produces MSLNSEKLQELIRSLRDQKLTVGFAESCTGGALSAFLTEQPGISDIFLGSVVSYSNEAKEDLLGVRRDTLMQEGAVSEAVARQMAHGVRRQLKTDWSVAITGIAGPSGGTPTKPVGTVCIAIAGPAFEDSRRLLFSGDRKAIQNASVDYSVNWLCEALDASLKSRQ; encoded by the coding sequence ATGTCACTGAATTCTGAAAAGCTTCAAGAACTCATTCGATCCCTTCGCGACCAAAAACTCACAGTGGGTTTTGCGGAAAGTTGTACTGGAGGTGCACTTTCGGCTTTTTTAACAGAGCAGCCTGGCATATCCGACATCTTTTTAGGCTCTGTGGTTTCTTACTCTAACGAGGCGAAGGAGGATCTTCTGGGGGTCCGTCGAGACACTCTCATGCAAGAGGGTGCGGTGAGCGAAGCGGTCGCTCGTCAAATGGCGCACGGAGTGCGTCGACAGCTTAAAACTGATTGGTCTGTGGCAATCACAGGTATTGCTGGTCCGAGTGGTGGAACACCCACAAAGCCAGTAGGAACTGTCTGCATTGCTATTGCTGGACCGGCCTTTGAAGATTCACGAAGACTGTTGTTTTCGGGAGATCGCAAAGCCATCCAGAATGCATCGGTCGACTATTCAGTGAATTGGCTGTGTGAAGCGCTGGACGCTTCTTTGAAATCTCGACAATAA
- a CDS encoding substrate-binding periplasmic protein: MKHLILTAFCVTLCQLAQAETKICERRYKVTVNNQAPSFVPDVQKGGKGLSFDLIKVIEARMGCTMTLNPVELPRAFEDFKSSRTDIFAFGTSDEEWSKPGRFIPLYKAARLLVVSNSVYDPKKSIQDYLKDPRIKFADQTGGRFFYLPAESESLEKQRRVIRSPRPEHLYDFLKDGRAQAMFSSAVFNKYFVDSKDMHNKVSFIRDPKNKIEIGIYVSKRRVTPTEFQELRKIIKDLQIEGAFRDIVSRYVYPEDLTYYEDL, translated from the coding sequence GTGAAACACTTAATCTTGACTGCATTTTGCGTAACACTTTGTCAGCTTGCACAAGCTGAAACAAAGATCTGTGAACGCCGCTACAAGGTCACTGTCAACAATCAGGCCCCTTCATTTGTGCCTGATGTTCAGAAAGGCGGTAAGGGTCTTTCTTTTGATTTGATTAAGGTGATTGAAGCCCGTATGGGTTGCACGATGACTTTGAATCCGGTGGAGTTGCCGCGCGCTTTTGAAGATTTTAAAAGTTCACGCACAGATATTTTTGCTTTTGGAACTTCCGATGAAGAATGGTCAAAGCCAGGTCGATTCATTCCATTGTACAAAGCGGCTCGTCTTCTGGTCGTCAGTAACTCTGTCTATGATCCTAAAAAAAGCATCCAAGATTATTTGAAAGATCCGCGCATCAAGTTTGCGGATCAGACTGGTGGTCGATTCTTTTATCTTCCAGCGGAATCTGAAAGTCTGGAAAAACAACGTCGTGTAATTCGCAGTCCTCGTCCCGAGCATCTTTATGACTTTCTTAAAGATGGCCGGGCACAAGCGATGTTTTCTTCGGCGGTCTTTAATAAATATTTTGTCGACAGCAAAGACATGCATAACAAAGTCTCTTTTATTCGCGATCCAAAAAATAAAATTGAAATTGGAATTTACGTTTCCAAGCGTCGTGTGACGCCGACAGAGTTTCAAGAACTTCGTAAAATCATTAAAGACCTACAAATCGAAGGGGCTTTCCGTGATATCGTGTCTCGTTACGTGTATCCGGAAGATCTGACTTATTACGAAGATTTGTAA
- a CDS encoding phosphatidylglycerophosphatase A family protein, which produces MRTFLKQLAILFGIGRFPKGPGTVATLATIPLVILLWKTGPLIYMAAIVLLLPVGIAACEVYEQDKGGHDHKEIVIDEVLGFLITMVWLPLTWQAILIGFALFRLLDITKPLFIGYLDKKIQGGLGVMVDDVAAGIIASLIMQVLYTQTNWLGSQVLVP; this is translated from the coding sequence ATGCGCACATTCTTAAAACAGCTGGCGATTCTCTTTGGTATTGGACGTTTTCCGAAAGGACCTGGAACGGTCGCGACTTTAGCGACGATTCCTTTGGTGATTTTGCTTTGGAAAACGGGGCCGCTGATCTATATGGCAGCGATTGTTTTGCTGCTCCCAGTCGGAATTGCTGCCTGCGAAGTTTATGAGCAGGATAAGGGCGGTCACGATCACAAAGAGATCGTAATTGATGAGGTTTTAGGTTTTTTAATTACTATGGTCTGGTTGCCTTTGACATGGCAGGCCATTTTAATCGGTTTTGCACTGTTTAGATTGCTGGACATTACAAAGCCTTTATTCATAGGATATTTAGATAAGAAGATCCAAGGAGGTCTTGGAGTGATGGTGGACGATGTGGCCGCGGGGATAATTGCGAGTCTCATCATGCAAGTTCTCTACACTCAAACCAACTGGTTGGGCTCTCAGGTTTTGGTGCCGTAA
- a CDS encoding regulatory protein RecX gives MSREKDPQKTRMAAKKKVMDLIARRDHSEKELRTKLREKFSDEDSLGEIIDEAIDFAKDQNWIGDPADLAQRMADMLHRRNKGIHYINNYLREKGLPSVSTDRDLELEKALSIVKTKYDEDYEFSREEKARVGRFLASRGFDSETVRKVIYEKL, from the coding sequence ATGTCTCGAGAGAAAGATCCCCAAAAAACCCGTATGGCCGCGAAAAAGAAAGTCATGGACTTGATCGCCCGCCGGGACCATTCCGAAAAAGAATTGCGCACGAAACTGCGCGAAAAATTTTCGGATGAAGACTCTTTGGGAGAGATCATTGATGAGGCTATTGATTTCGCCAAAGACCAGAATTGGATTGGCGATCCTGCGGACCTTGCTCAGCGCATGGCCGATATGCTTCACCGTCGCAACAAAGGCATTCACTACATCAACAATTACCTTCGCGAAAAAGGTTTGCCTTCTGTTTCTACCGACCGAGACTTGGAGCTTGAAAAGGCTCTTTCAATTGTAAAAACTAAGTATGATGAAGATTATGAATTCTCGCGCGAAGAAAAGGCCCGTGTCGGTCGCTTCTTGGCTTCACGAGGATTTGATTCCGAGACCGTAAGAAAGGTTATTTATGAAAAGCTCTGA
- a CDS encoding AMP-binding protein: MSFRSEFEQARDFLILHRSDYDYAYSHFEWPRLEEFNWALDYFDPMAEGNDKTALWIVSENGDEHKYSFNELSQRSNQVANYLRQHGVQKGDSIFLLIENDVALWELMLGAMKVGAVLVPNNPLLSQQELSDRLNREQIKVIATTKKHSDKFSVKGTSVLSLIVDGEVAGWRSFSEYQKESADFEGEGRTKVSDPLFRYFTSSSSVKPRIVEHSYGGFPIGHLSTMYWIGLRPGDVHFGVNSTGWAMHDWNNFIAPWNAEATIFIYKQERFNAKTVLDALSEYPITTFCAPPTVWRLLMHEDMASYKVQLREAVSTGEALSAEVISKVYKAWKLFVRDGYGQTETPTIIGIPPEEKGAFGTMGKPLPGFKIALLDEKKNLVDAGEVCISLENQPLGLASGAGGDSGYFHTGDLAYHDDSNNYSFSERVDGLFKSSDYRISPHELEFVLKEFPAIREAVVIPSPDPIRDSVPKALVALIKGVEPTKELALDIMNFARTRLSPFKRIRRVEFTEIAMNTHGEILRSELVARERDKVHSGEKSPYEFWEEDAKISIPDAWAQELP, from the coding sequence ATGAGTTTCCGCAGCGAATTCGAACAGGCGAGGGATTTTTTAATTTTACACCGTTCTGATTACGACTACGCCTACTCACATTTTGAGTGGCCACGTCTTGAGGAGTTCAATTGGGCCCTTGATTATTTCGATCCCATGGCTGAAGGCAACGACAAGACGGCTCTTTGGATTGTCAGCGAAAACGGGGACGAACACAAATACAGTTTCAATGAGCTTTCACAGCGCTCAAACCAGGTTGCCAATTATTTGCGCCAGCACGGCGTGCAAAAAGGTGATTCGATATTCTTGCTGATCGAAAACGATGTGGCGTTGTGGGAACTGATGTTAGGCGCAATGAAGGTCGGAGCCGTTCTTGTGCCGAATAATCCTTTGCTATCGCAACAAGAACTTTCAGACCGTCTGAATCGCGAGCAGATTAAAGTGATCGCGACAACAAAAAAGCACTCTGATAAATTCTCAGTGAAAGGAACAAGTGTTCTTTCACTGATCGTCGACGGTGAAGTGGCGGGATGGAGATCATTTTCTGAATATCAAAAAGAAAGTGCGGACTTTGAAGGTGAGGGGCGCACAAAAGTCAGCGATCCTCTTTTTAGATACTTCACTTCTTCAAGCAGCGTAAAACCTCGCATCGTTGAGCATAGTTATGGTGGCTTCCCTATTGGGCACCTCTCGACGATGTACTGGATCGGTTTACGCCCTGGAGACGTTCACTTTGGTGTGAATTCAACGGGGTGGGCGATGCATGATTGGAACAATTTTATTGCTCCTTGGAATGCAGAGGCGACGATTTTTATTTACAAACAAGAGCGCTTCAACGCGAAAACTGTATTAGATGCATTGTCAGAGTATCCCATCACGACATTCTGTGCGCCGCCTACGGTATGGCGTCTGCTAATGCATGAAGATATGGCTTCCTACAAAGTGCAACTTCGCGAAGCCGTCAGTACTGGTGAAGCGCTAAGTGCAGAGGTGATTTCAAAAGTCTATAAGGCGTGGAAACTGTTTGTACGCGATGGATACGGTCAGACAGAAACGCCCACTATTATCGGGATTCCCCCTGAAGAAAAAGGGGCTTTCGGCACGATGGGTAAACCTTTACCTGGATTTAAAATTGCGCTTTTAGATGAGAAGAAAAACTTAGTGGATGCGGGTGAAGTTTGTATCAGTCTTGAAAACCAACCTTTGGGACTTGCTTCCGGAGCCGGAGGTGACAGTGGTTACTTCCACACTGGAGATTTAGCTTATCACGATGATTCGAATAATTATTCATTCTCGGAACGAGTCGACGGCTTGTTTAAGTCTTCAGACTATCGCATCAGTCCCCACGAATTGGAGTTTGTTCTTAAAGAATTTCCTGCCATTCGCGAAGCCGTCGTGATTCCAAGTCCAGATCCCATCCGAGACTCTGTTCCAAAAGCACTCGTGGCTCTTATCAAAGGTGTTGAGCCGACCAAAGAGCTTGCTCTGGACATCATGAACTTTGCGCGTACGCGATTGTCCCCATTTAAGCGCATTCGCCGGGTTGAGTTCACTGAGATCGCCATGAACACTCATGGAGAAATTTTGAGGTCCGAACTAGTTGCCCGCGAGAGGGATAAAGTTCACTCTGGAGAGAAATCCCCTTACGAGTTCTGGGAAGAAGACGCAAAAATCAGCATTCCCGATGCATGGGCACAAGAGCTTCCATAG
- a CDS encoding trypsin-like serine peptidase, whose amino-acid sequence MKLLSRVALAFIFIVPAFACADIFGRDDRKDILQVPAKNSLARSVAVGVLSSLWTDLGDGHSSLDINKMSDFMCRDERFANQTSIAYACSGFLVAPDLLITAGHCAVTFGEIRSVTDQYCEVYTWMFDYDSKVNPAKIANDKIFKCKEIIYATVSEKGENHDFALIRLDRPTVNRMPFKISNSPVKMNEPVTMLGFPMGLPLKYTDSAKVFLPQYRSRSFLTDLDAFSGNSGSPVFNAKNEIVGVLIGGNPGISTYTDPVHGCERYNSCDSKGGNCKSLAPSYPLQGFPNTFSEVQSLLFYKDIIDKSMSSK is encoded by the coding sequence GTGAAACTGCTTTCTCGTGTCGCATTGGCTTTCATTTTTATCGTTCCTGCATTTGCCTGTGCCGATATCTTTGGACGTGATGATCGTAAAGATATCTTGCAAGTGCCTGCGAAGAATTCACTCGCGCGTTCTGTTGCTGTCGGTGTCTTAAGCAGCCTTTGGACCGATCTTGGAGATGGTCACTCTTCTTTAGATATTAACAAAATGAGCGATTTCATGTGCCGGGATGAACGCTTTGCTAACCAAACAAGTATCGCTTACGCTTGCTCGGGCTTTTTAGTTGCTCCAGATCTTCTGATCACGGCCGGCCACTGCGCCGTGACCTTTGGTGAAATTCGCAGTGTTACTGACCAGTATTGTGAAGTCTACACTTGGATGTTTGACTACGATTCAAAAGTGAATCCCGCAAAGATCGCCAACGACAAGATCTTTAAGTGCAAAGAAATCATCTATGCAACGGTCAGTGAGAAGGGCGAAAACCATGACTTTGCCCTTATTCGCTTGGATCGCCCGACCGTAAATAGAATGCCTTTTAAGATATCTAACAGTCCGGTCAAAATGAATGAACCTGTCACTATGCTGGGTTTCCCGATGGGACTTCCTCTAAAATACACAGACAGTGCTAAGGTCTTTCTTCCGCAGTATCGCAGTCGTTCGTTTTTGACAGACTTAGATGCTTTCTCGGGCAACAGTGGCAGTCCCGTCTTTAATGCTAAAAATGAGATCGTGGGTGTTCTTATCGGTGGAAATCCTGGTATTTCCACCTACACCGATCCCGTTCACGGATGCGAACGATATAATAGCTGTGATTCCAAGGGTGGAAACTGCAAAAGCCTGGCACCGAGTTATCCCCTTCAGGGATTTCCGAACACCTTTTCTGAAGTGCAGAGCCTTCTGTTTTATAAAGATATTATCGATAAAAGTATGAGTTCAAAATAG
- the recA gene encoding recombinase RecA, with amino-acid sequence MANASVDGKVNGEKSKALELAVSAIEKQFGKGSIMRLGANETLVKDVEAISTGALSLDIALGIGGLPKGRIVEIYGPESSGKTTLCLSVIAQAQKKGGVVAFVDAEHALDVNYARKLGVNTEDLLISQPDTGEQALEITETLVRSGAIDVLVVDSVAALVPRAEIEGEMGDSHVGLQARLMSQALRKLTAAINRSNTLVIFINQIRMKIGVMFGNPETTTGGNALKFYSSVRLDVRRVGAIKNGEDVTGNRTAVKVVKNKMAPPFTKVEFDLMYGEGISEEGDLLDLAVTANLVEKSGAWFSMNGERMGQGRDAAKTFLKEHPEYMTELRAKILAANGIGKLLVDANGNNGEDHEGTEPVEAEEAAPKKSKKGKH; translated from the coding sequence ATGGCAAACGCTTCTGTAGACGGCAAAGTGAACGGCGAAAAATCTAAAGCTTTGGAGCTAGCAGTTTCTGCTATTGAAAAGCAATTCGGTAAAGGTTCGATCATGCGCTTGGGCGCAAACGAAACTCTCGTGAAAGATGTTGAAGCAATCAGCACAGGTGCTTTGAGCTTGGATATCGCTTTGGGTATCGGTGGTCTTCCAAAAGGTCGTATCGTAGAAATCTACGGTCCAGAGTCTTCTGGTAAAACAACTCTTTGCTTGTCCGTGATCGCTCAAGCTCAGAAAAAAGGCGGCGTTGTCGCTTTCGTCGATGCGGAACACGCATTGGACGTTAACTATGCTCGTAAATTGGGTGTTAACACTGAAGATCTTTTGATCTCTCAACCAGACACGGGTGAACAAGCTTTGGAAATCACAGAGACTCTAGTTCGCTCTGGCGCGATCGACGTATTGGTTGTCGACTCCGTAGCGGCGTTGGTTCCTCGTGCAGAGATCGAAGGTGAGATGGGTGATTCTCACGTAGGTCTTCAAGCTCGTTTGATGTCTCAAGCACTTCGTAAATTGACTGCGGCTATCAACCGTTCCAACACACTAGTTATCTTCATCAACCAAATCCGTATGAAGATCGGTGTTATGTTCGGTAACCCTGAAACAACAACAGGTGGTAACGCTTTGAAATTCTACTCTTCAGTTCGTTTGGATGTACGCCGTGTAGGCGCGATCAAAAACGGTGAGGACGTCACTGGAAACCGTACGGCAGTGAAAGTTGTGAAAAACAAAATGGCTCCTCCGTTCACTAAAGTTGAATTCGACTTGATGTACGGTGAAGGTATTTCTGAAGAAGGTGACTTGTTAGACTTAGCGGTGACTGCAAACTTGGTTGAAAAATCAGGTGCCTGGTTCTCTATGAATGGTGAGCGCATGGGTCAAGGCCGTGATGCTGCAAAAACATTCTTGAAAGAACATCCGGAGTACATGACTGAACTTCGCGCGAAAATCTTGGCAGCGAATGGTATCGGTAAATTGTTGGTTGATGCTAACGGCAACAACGGCGAAGACCACGAAGGCACAGAGCCGGTTGAAGCAGAAGAAGCAGCACCTAAAAAATCAAAAAAAGGTAAGCACTAA
- a CDS encoding metallophosphoesterase, translating into MGLFRTLASSFILLIFIYVSHQLTRFTDFTWVGTAAVILLLAFLFALVIGTFLFFWKEKNLDHRPWRDRLLDGSLTVMAYINFLVSLVILRDVFAFVEKWAMPSPFGNLYSSQATFAMLGLPLVFLIFGNAVIQVGPRLKKVPVFFKNLPKDLEGLRILHITDLHISPSLSPSFVKKLVKQATSLKPDMIVFTGDILDSFVEKHEAEFNMLKDLKAEHGIYYVPGNHEYYWNAQKGLQAFRDIGFKVLINEVQNIGFGSATLQMAGIPDPAALHFREEGPDLAGVQKQFNENSFKVLLSHQPSLAPKVQALGVDLQLSGHTHGGQFFPWNWLIVFFERYAKGLYRIGSMQLYVNQGTGYWGPRLRLGTYCELTEIVLRKEPKTE; encoded by the coding sequence ATGGGTTTATTTCGCACGCTCGCCAGCTCTTTTATTCTGCTCATTTTTATCTATGTATCCCACCAGTTAACGCGCTTTACGGATTTTACCTGGGTGGGAACTGCCGCCGTCATTCTATTGCTGGCATTCCTCTTTGCCTTGGTCATAGGGACCTTTCTTTTCTTTTGGAAAGAAAAGAATTTAGACCATCGCCCTTGGCGAGATCGCCTTCTCGATGGCTCTTTGACGGTGATGGCGTACATTAATTTCCTTGTGAGTTTAGTCATATTACGTGACGTCTTTGCTTTTGTGGAAAAATGGGCGATGCCTTCTCCATTTGGGAACTTATACAGCTCGCAGGCGACGTTTGCGATGCTGGGCCTTCCTCTGGTGTTTTTGATTTTTGGAAACGCCGTCATCCAGGTGGGCCCTCGTCTAAAAAAAGTGCCGGTCTTTTTTAAAAATCTTCCAAAGGATTTAGAAGGCCTACGCATTTTGCATATCACCGATCTTCACATCAGCCCCAGCCTTTCCCCCTCGTTCGTGAAAAAACTGGTGAAACAGGCCACGAGTTTGAAACCAGATATGATCGTATTCACCGGCGACATTCTGGATAGCTTCGTGGAAAAGCATGAAGCAGAGTTCAACATGCTTAAGGATTTGAAAGCAGAGCACGGCATTTACTACGTTCCGGGAAACCATGAGTACTACTGGAATGCGCAAAAAGGCTTACAGGCTTTCCGCGATATTGGTTTTAAAGTGTTGATCAATGAGGTTCAAAATATTGGATTCGGATCGGCCACCTTACAGATGGCAGGCATTCCCGATCCCGCCGCCTTGCACTTTCGGGAAGAGGGTCCTGACTTAGCCGGCGTACAAAAGCAGTTTAACGAGAATAGCTTTAAGGTTCTTTTGTCTCATCAGCCGTCTCTGGCACCTAAAGTCCAGGCTTTGGGCGTTGATTTGCAGCTATCAGGTCACACCCACGGTGGTCAGTTCTTTCCTTGGAACTGGTTGATTGTCTTTTTTGAGCGTTACGCCAAAGGGCTTTACCGCATTGGAAGTATGCAGCTCTATGTCAATCAGGGAACGGGCTATTGGGGGCCGCGACTTCGTCTAGGAACATATTGTGAGCTGACCGAAATTGTTCTTCGCAAGGAGCCCAAAACAGAGTAA